TGATTGTTAAATTGTGTGTAAACatggctgccgctgccccTGACAGTAAGATGCCTACCTGATACCCCTAAGTCTTATCTTATCGCCAGCACCCCTATCTTGCAGGCTCCACCCGTCGCCCCACCAACCATTTGTGCTGTCAACAATCTAAAAGGGGGAAGCTCCCACACCGTGGACAAAATAACTGGCACTGCAAAACGCTGAATCAGGCGTCGAAAAATAGTTAATAGGCCCTGAAAAGAGTCAGGAGGCCTTAAAACATTGTCAAGAGGCCTTAACCGATAGCTAATGGGCCTTAAAAGAGAGTTAAAAGCCTTGTCTTTGTTCTGACGAGGCGTAGTTGTATTTTGCCTATCTCTGGCGCGTTCTTGCCTTCAACTTTCGCTCCTTCCACGCTGACCTCCACAGAGCAAAGTATTGTCTGAACTTTACTCACTCACGCGTCTCCCACGTGTCTCATCGGTGCAGATGAGATCACGAATCAGTTCACGAGTTGCAAATCACGAAGGCAGTCGCACCAAATAATGTAAATCAACACAATCTCATTGGTCTCTATACGCCCTAAATAGCTGCCCGTGATACCTTCCCTTTTCAAAGCGATAcgaaaagtaaaaagtaGCGCGAAATAATAACTCCCTGATGATATCCCCAAACGCCTCCCATGCACGGTTATCCCGGGGTATcattccatcccatcccatatCCCCTGTATCCTTCCCACGAAACCAATCAAGCAACGCTGACTAGAAAAACCAACGAAGCATGCCGTTTACTCAGCCTTATCAGCAGGATATCCATGCTACTCAACAGTCCTAACAGGCAAGCAATAAGCAATCCCGCTGCCCAACCTACGCGTGGGGGTGTTGGCCGCGGAAGCGGGGACTGCAAGCGGCGAAGTAGCAGTCATCTGGCTagcctcatcatccgccatcTCGGCGTCGTCACCCGCGCCGTCCAGCTTCGCACAggcatcatcctccttcttgatatTCTCAGCTTTGGTGGGAGTAGTCAACTGCAACTGGCCCAACTGAGGGAGACACTGCTCCTCATCAGAAGCGGTGACAAGGCTCGAGTTGCTGCGGAGATCTCGCATGTGGGAGACGATGTTGCTCAACTGTAAATAATCGCCACGTTAGTGTTTGAACAAATTGCAAAGGGCGCGAAGAGACTTACGGATTCATAAATCATATCCAACCCATCAGGCCCCTGTCCAGCACCATTCCCAACAGGCACAGCCGTTCCCGCAACCTTCTTCCGCTTCTTGCTCTGGTTAGCCacgccggcagcagcagccatggcCGCCTTCCGAGCCTTGACATCCTCCGGACTGCCACTGAACTCAGGATGAGCCTTGACCTCATCCTTAAAAGTCTTGAGCTCGAGCTGCATCTGATTTAACCGACGGTTAATACCACGAATGCGCTCGAGAGTGGGCTTATTGCCGAGGAAGATATCAATCTCTTGctccacagcagcagcgactGACTTGGTGAACTTGCGCTCGAGGCGGTCGACGGCGGCATCCTGGCGGGCGATACGGCGGACGAGGAACTGGATGGCGTCTTCGGGGGTCTGGCATTGGTTGGCCTGGAAATCGGGGATGATTAGTTAGTATTGGAGTGAAACCAGACAGAACAGATGAGTGAATCGTCTTACAATGAACGTGTTCACATTATCAACAAAGGTCTGATAGCGACGGTTAAAGAAGCGCGCCTCTTCCTCGGtcatctcctcatccatgTCGAAGAGGGGGCGGAGAGGCATGGCGTAGGAGCCGGTGGGCTGGGCAATCGGGCGAGGCTCGCTCTCACAGTTGAGATTCTCTTTGTGAGCCTCGAGGTACTCATCTAGGGGGATTGTCTTGCTCAAAGGCATGATGAGGAGTAGAGATAGGTAGACTTTGGATGTAGACGAAAGAAAGAGAGCAGAAGAGATAACTCGCGAGTGCAGAGGCAAGCCGAAGAGCTTTGAGAAGACAAAGGATGTCAGGAGGGTTTGGTGAAAGGTTGAACGGAAGAAAGCTGTgaaagagaggaagaatTTATAGAGCTCTCAAGGAGCAGAACCGTAGCCAGGACCCACTCTGGTGACTATTGTCAAGTGAATGGAATGAGGCAGTGACGTACGGGAGCAATATCGCAATCAAACGGTGAAATCTCTTCACTAGGCTGCCAATGCTTGCGTAGAAATCCAGTCAGGGGCGGTGTGACTTGGTGACTTGGGACGAAAGGAACGAATATGGCTGAGGGAAGAAGCGTACTAATGGATGTGTCCTGGGCCTTCGAGAGAGATCACGCAACCAGCAGTGTAAGACTTTACCTTCCCATAGTTTCccagaggaaggaagggagcTCGAGATCAGACGAATCGATGGCTCTAGCACCAGATCAGACGAATCTAGTCCATCATGCTGGTTGACGCTCTTGGCACCGATCAGCTTGAGGAGACCTCCTTATCGTCTTACTATCGAGGTATTCAGCCGGTCCGGACACGCCATAGCAGAGATGACTAGCACTACAAAGTAGATTAACACAGGATAGCATACCAAACTATCCCTTATAAGATATATACTACCTTACCTTCCCTGTGGGAAGGATGTCCTTTTGCTTCCACCAGCACACTCCCCTTACCATGACCAGGTCCTCAATTCTCGGCCGCCAAGATGTCCAGGCTGCCCGGTCTGCCCTTCCTgctccttcaacttctttTCGGGCTCCTGATTGTTCACCTCAAACTCCCTATTTTTAAGCGCGACAAGCCCTTCTACGAGTCCCTCGGGGGATTGGTGGTAGCTACGACCGGCCGATACCAATGCCGCTCGTACGCCAAAGCGCAAACAAAATGACAAGACAGCTACTGATGACGAAAACCTGTAACTAATAAAGAATGTATAAACTGACGTTGCGCCGTATCTCGGGGTTTGGAAGCCAGCCCTCTACCGTCCGAGTTCTACGTCAAGAGAGAGAACGAGAAATGGATCGACAAAGCGATTTTTGTGGATCTCAAGAGTCAAAAGAAATCTCAATTCACGTCTACCAAACCCTCATCTCtaccaaccaccatcaaccacccctctaCTGCGAACTCCCCCCACTAATAGTCAAAATCTGCCCATTCACCCACCCGCCATCCTCACTACTCAAAAaagccaccaccctcgccacatCCTCCGGCACCGCGCACCGTCCAAGCGGGCAATGAGcagccatcaacccctcaatcttctccttcccccaatCCGGGCTTCCCCCGGGAATATAATGCCACGCATTCTCAGTAAACATATCACTCTTGATCCCCCCCGGCGCAACCCCATTAACCGTGATCCCCTTCACCCCAAAGTCCGTTGCGAAActcttcaccatcccaaTAACCGCCATCTTGCTAGCATTATACAGCGCATGatccttcacccccaacaacccagccgCAATGCTCGTCATGAGAATCAACCGCCCGTTCCGCTCCAAATGCTTGTACGCCGCCTGCCCGACAAAGAACTGCGCGCGCGCATTAAGATTGAAGACGTGGTCGTACTTCTCCTCGgtcacctcctccgtcttgtcCCAGGATTCAGTCCCAGAGTTAGACATGACAATGTCGATCTTGCCAAAGTGCTTCTTGGCTTCCGAGAACAGGCGGTTGATCTCGCTGACTTTGGACACGTCGGCCtggatggcgatggccttGGCGCCGTTCTTGTAGCTCTCGATCTCCTTGACCACCTCGCTGGCCGGGCCGGCCGAGGAGACGTAGTTGACCACAACAGAGGCGCCGCGcttgccgagctcgagggcgACGCCGCGGCCGATGCCACGGCCGGCACCGGTGACGAGGGCGACCTTGCCTTCGaggctggcggtggggaCGGCGAGGACCATGGTGGTAGCGGTGATAAGGGACAGTACGGTGCTGTAAGTGATAAGACTGGCTCAAAGGGGGATTGGGTGTGGTTAATGgtcaaagaaaaaacaatAACAAGACAACGAGAaccaagaaaccaaaaaaccAAAGCCGGGCACTGCCTTTATTTCAAATTCACCATGTACATGTACATCCCTCGCCTCACgtacaacctcctcccttACTCTTACAAAAACGCCGGAGTTATCAAACCAAAAAAGTACTGGCCCTGCTGCAAATCACTACCCTCACGGTAGTCCGGACCTGCAGCCTTTTACTTCGGGGCTTCCCCGCCCCACTCCGCCCGCACACTTTGTACAACGGACTATGCAACGGGATTGCCCCGACCCCTAGTCCGGACTGCAACACCAAGTGCGACGGTGCCAAGATCTTAGTTTCTCCAGACTCTAGTCAGAAGTTTAGTTTCTCGCAACAGCCGACTGGTGAGACCCCCTTTGAAAGTACAGTGAGAGTCCGAaagcggtggaggggaatgCCGATCCGTCTGTGTCTCCCTCCCTGGCGGAGCGGACCATGGTCAGCATTCCGTGTATTCTGAGTTCTGACTCCAACCCAGCGCCACGGTAAGAAAAGCTGACTGCATCCGTCCGCGGGCCCAGGACATGTCAATCCTCGCGACTCGGGAAGAAGTAAACTGCCAGCAAAGAAACCGGACGGCCGCTGTTTATAAGGCTCCGGTGCCCATTTCGGTCCCGAACATGACAAGGTCGGCAGACACCAAGCACCAAGCACCCGAATCATGTCCTTGGTGAGTGTTCCCCTCCTTTATCCGCCAGTTGTCCGTccgtcaacaacctcactTCCTCTTGAAGTAATCCCCCCATAaattcctcacctccctcacaatcCCAAACCTATTtgccagcaccctccccggGTTCATGTGCCTCGTCTGTGCAGCCTTATTCAGTGCCTTCCTTCTTGCTGCCTTCTCGGTCGTCTCCAACCAAATCTtttgctcctccaccacattcTTGACTGTCCAACCCCTCAGCCCAGCCGGTAGTTTGTGGTCAACTGGCTGCGCCGGTTTGGGCGCCGGAGTCCCCCTGAACAGCCATTCACAGTATCTCTGTGCCTCCGCCTGTTCCTGGTTTTGCGGGTCCACGCCCTGGATGTTTGTCTTGCTTCGGAGAAGGTTCTCAAGCTGCTCCATCGTCGGGCGCTTGACGGGAACATGAAGCATGCACTGATTGATCAGCTCGCGGAGGTCACGGTCGATGTGCTTGAACTTCTTGTCGTTGAGGATGTAGCCACCAAAGCCATATGCGGTCGTTTCGGTGCCGTCGAGCATTTTGATCGTGATCTTTTCAGGCGAGGGTGGAAGTTCTGCGTGACAGAGGGACACCATTTGCCAGATTACCTGCGGTAGAAAATGTTAGTTGGTAGTTACATTGGTGATGATCTCCCGTTGGACTCACAAGTGCGATTTGATACAGGTTAGTCCACCAGTTGAAATTTCCAGCCGTCTCGGATTTGATCGTTCTTGGGTTTCCGTTGATGTAATCCCATTCTTCAGAGAATTGTTCCTTTCCTTGTCAGCAGTAAGCCATGTGGATTATGTCCAAAGGGGCCCTACAGATGTGTAAACTGATTGTTTGCCTCTGCCTCTCGAATTCCAGTAGTCCCAAGCGCTGGTATTCCCGTTGTAGATGTGGATCAGGCCCAAATCTGCAATCTAAAAGATATCAGCATCACCCAGAATACCAGAACACCGGGGGAGGGATAGCCTACTTTAGTCAAAGGAGCAAGGTTGTGCTGGTTTGCATCGAACTCATCAAACAAGACTGTGGACATTTGTTAGACATTCTATCGTGACAAGTAGAGGAGGGTCGTTCTAACTATTCAATGGGTCGATGTCATAATGGACCATCGTGTCTCTGTTATCGTAGGGCTCGAGTGGTCTGAGACCTCTTGCTGTTTCAGATACTTCAGGGACCTGTACTTTGCTCGGGTCGACGTCCCAAGGCATAAAGGCTTCAGGATAGGCCATCCCTATCACACCGCGAAATACTATCCTAGAAGTCAGTGTCAGTGGGGATATTTCAGCTCGCAAACTTACAACAATCAAACACTTGCCACAAAACCAGAGTCGGGAACGGCCTCCTGGTCATGGCAGCCCTGCAGATATGATCGTCCAACCGGCCACGATTCATAAACTAAATAAACAGCACCCTCTGGTTCGCATCCAGCTCTTTCCTCGCGTCTACTTTCATGTCGTGTTTGATTTCGTTCAAATCCAGctcctcaaactcgccaATTGGCACCGCCTCAATCACTTCGAaatcatcatcgccatcgccatccttGGGGTCACGTTTGCATTTTCTCCCCCTACTATCAATAGACGTAGGCACAGTCATATCCACCCCAGCCGCTGTCTGCCTCGCTATATTTCCCAGTCTGTTGATCGCGGCATCAGATATACCCCCCTCAGCCTGCAGGATAACCTGCTGCATGACGTGTTTCGCGCCCGCGGTCATGAGATGGGCCTTGACCTCACGGGGGATACACGTGTAATGGGGAAAGATGTCAATCTTGCACACGACCTGTAGCATTTTGTTGTCCTTGCCAACGGCGTCGTACATACTGGCCACGCCCAAACCACCCCAGCCAAGAATCTTAACCAGCCTGAAGTCAGCAACCGCCATAGTCGCAGCCAGTCTGTCGTTGGCCTCCAAGGCAGCCTGCCTGGTCTGTCCAGGACCTGCCTCGTCCCAGACCTCCTGGATTTTGTAGACAAAGTGCCTTGCGTGTTTGTTTCGGTAGCCCTTCCATTTCCCGGGCTTGGGGACTTGCAGTCTCATCAATGCCTCGTTGCCGGGGTGACCATAATTCAGTCCTCTGCGGAACTGGTCGAAGTAGTCTTGTCGCTGCCGCTGCATGTAGCGGAAGGCATTTAGATCTTTGATATCCTCCGTCTTCTGGTTAGCCATGTTGGGCGAGCTGTAGGTTTTTTCCCTTGATTTTCTCGGTGTTGTGAGGAAGATGCTGTGTCTATTCCGATGACCTCGTTAGCCATCCTTGAGGATACATTTTGGGCTTTAGTCGTGGGTGTAACCTGTTCCATTGACAAGGTCACAAAGGGCAGCATTTGTCAGCCGCGGCCATGGTGCAAGGCCATCTTCTCAATGGCCCTCGAAAGGGAGTCGCTGAACCGACAAAGCCCTTTGGATGACCCATCCATTTCCGGAAGGCGGGCTTAGATGTTGATGGCTGTCGGGACATGATGGTCGGTTGATGGCCGGGTGATGGAAGATAATTTTAGAGATGAAAGGTGAAACGCACAGCATTCTCCAACCCCACAAAGTCTGTGAAACAGGAGAATAGGCAGCGCCTGCAGCAAAAGTTACCCTGGCTCTTGCCATATAAAATGACATGACGTCTCTCACCCATGATCTTATCTTATCTAATCTCCTAGCCCAGAGCTAACACAGGGCGGCGTTGAACCCCTCATCTCTGCCCTCGTCTGACTTTGTCCCCTCTCTTTCTGGATATTGGATCCAGGAAAAGGGATGTGATACGATGAAATAATCTCCGGGACCCGGCTGACATATAACCTCACCTCAGCCGAGTGTTGCCCTCCCTGATGCGGGGTTGTCGGTCGACTTGCAACATCTCATTCCCCATCTTCTCTCCTCAGCAATTGGAGAACCAACATGTCTACAGAACAGTCCTAGTCATTGGTAAGATGATACGTGTCACACATCTTCCTGAGTCACTTGGATTGACAATACAGCAGGTGCCAATGGAGGCATCGGCTTTCAGCTGGCCACCAGGTTCTTAAAGGAGGGCTACAAAGTCTTTGGAACATACCGCCCACAGACAAAAGACGATGTCTCGGTTgctgaggtgaggtggggCCGCCCTCAAGCGACAGCCTTGCTGTTCCTGATCCTGAAACTGAGACAGCTCGACGGAACCGGGGTGCAAAGCATCGAGCTGGATTATGCCAATGAAGAgtccatcaccgccgctgccaagGGGTTTGCTGGTGAGAAGTTGGACATTCTCATCAATTGCGGAGCCATATACAACACCTAGGATGAGAAAGCCGTTGACCGAACAGACAGCCGATGACCTTCTCAGCCACTTCAAGATTAATGTGGTAGGCCCCGTTTCTCGCCTCCAAGGCATTCCTCCCGGCTCTGGAAAAGGCAGAAAATGCAAGGATCATCACCATGTCGTCAGACTTTGCCAGCGTCGCGGACAACACAGGAGGAAATGTCTGCTACCGCATCTCTAAGTCTGGCGTCAACCAGCTCAGTCGGACCATGGTCATTGACCTGGGGAAGCTAGGTTCCAAGATCAAAACGTTAGCTGTCCACCCGGGATGCCTCCAAACCAAGATGATGGAGTGGACGGGCGACGACAACATGGACGAATGCATGAGCAGTCTGGTCTCGGTGGTTGCACGGTTTGGCACTGCCTCGGGCACGGACCTTCCCAATGGCGGATATGTGAAATGGAACGGCGATATCATGGCGTATTAATAGCCGTCATCGTTCAGCCTCGTACCTAGAGAGTTGTCGAGGAAACCTTGGTAACCACGGGAGTGCACGAAGCAAGGCCAGGTGCGGCCAGGGCTCCGGACAAGCACCAAGGCAGCGATCAAAAGTGATGTGAGCCAAGACATGGCGAGGTGACCCTGCAGATTTCTGGAAAAGACACGCATTAGCACCCATCATGGCCCCCCTGGAAATCTGCATCTTGATTTGGACTCCACTGGAAATCTCATCAAGAAATGAGAAGACAATTGCTGCAAATCAAAAAGAGCGCGCGGCAATGGGACACGGGGACTGTGCCAGCACTGGCCAGGTGTGGGCGACTGGACTGGACCGTGTGATTTTAGCGGGGAGATCTCAGTGGTGGAGCGCTAGCGGCGGCAGCTAGTGAATGGAGCAACCTGCGGCCCAAATAGCCAATGGAAAACCTCGGTTCGGCAAGACAGAGAGCCATTGTTCGCTGTTGTCCCTGGCAACGCCAAGCACCCGGCAAGAAAACAAAGCTTGGAACAGCGATCATGGGCCCTCGTCGTCCCAAGCATCCCGGCAGAGCAACCATCTGCTGCAGCAAATCCATACTTTTGCTGCAAttccccaacctccagaTTTTTCCCACGAGACCTTCAAGCATCTTGCCTTGCCAATTCCAGCATCGCTCGCCTGCTTGCTTGCCTCCAAATATACACCAAGCCCAATTCGCGATTCGCGACATCGCGaccctcaccgccgcccAGGCTCATCGCCGGCGCAACAGGTCTCTTTTTCGCGCGCACCCTCGCCGTCGACTGAGGtcgacagcgacagcgcGGCTCCAACTGCCCCTGCCCGCCTACTGTTCGGCTTGCGCTGAGAGGTAGGCACCTTGCTGTCTTGGTCCTGGGGCCAATGTTTACCCCGGTGGACCCGCAGAGCCACACTGGGCAAAACTGACAACGCCAATCATCCAGTCTCGataccatcatcaccaccacgtcGTGATCTATTCAGGGGATCTATACACCACTCTACACGCGACTTCTACCGTTGCAATGCTCTCCAATCCTCCTCAATCGGGCGGCGGCATGCACCCGCGCCAGCGCCAACACCGAAGACAAATCTCCACACCCACAGCCTTTGAAGCCGTCAAGATCGCGCCACTGCCCAACTtttcccagcagcagcaacaacaacgccaaccTATCGCCCACCGACGAGGTCTGAGCCTGGATACTCGACGACAGCAGCAATTCGTGCCCACGACGCCCACATCATCCTCTGCTCGGCAAGAGTATCTCGCTGCTCGACATGAGTACAGCAACCAGATGGCAGCGATGCCGCCagtctcttcctccagccCGGCCGttcccaccacaccacagcaAATCCTTCGAGAGAACCAGCAGCGACAAAGCCTGTCTCGTCCTGGCACGTCCGGCACCGACCACAGCGACACCTCGTCCAACCACTCGTTCCAGTCCTTCCATGACAGCAGCGACGCCTTTCTCGTATCGCCAAACGTGACGCCCAACAACCAGCGGTTCGTCGATGCCCTGGCCAGCCCTGCGCCAATGGTGGAGATGAGTCCCCTGCCGTACGAAGCCTACATGAACTCGATGGGCATGATGAAGAACCAGGCCGCGTTTGGCAGCAACAGTGGGATCGACGTTGGTGGGGGTAGTTTTGACTTTTACGCCCAGGGGGATAGTGCGCTTTCCACGCCGACGTTTCTTACTTTTCCCGATTCTAGTCCTGCGAGCACAGGTCAGGGTGGGTGGATTTCGGAGGGGGAGACGGGGTCTGCGCAGAGCCGTAGGAACTCACGCAGGATAAGCAATGGGATTAGTGATAAGGTGGCCAAGTTTGAGAATATGATGAACAACGGCGGCGACCTTCAACATCGGCCGGTGACACCTTCCAATCATCATCAGTTTGTTGCGGGAGGGGAGATTAACCAGTGGGCTGCCGGGGTGGACAATGAAAGTTTTCCTCCGACCCCGACTGAGATGCCGGCGgagcaagagcagcagcaacagatcCCGAGCAGGTTTCGCGATGATTATGATGAGAGTATGGAGGAGACGCTCAAGCCTGTGAGGGGGAATAAGCATAATAATCGGAATTCGGGGATTTTCCAGGAGCTGAGGCAGCAGGCGGAGCagcaagctgctgctgctgctgctgctgctggcggtgtCAGTCagacaccgccgccgccgaggggaggggtgatgggggggtatggtggtgggatgcaGCAGGGGTTGACGACGCCAGAGTTTATGAACATGCGGAGCATGAATGCCGAGTTTGTTAAGATTGAGCACAATTTTGATGGGTTTCACTTTGGGATGGCAGGGGGAGGGACGATGGCGCCGCagatggggggtttggttgggaCGGCTGCTGCCGGGGGTATGATCAAcccgggtggtggtggtcaactggatggtgatggacaGAAGGCGACGCTGCAGCACATGCCGCTTACGGCGGCGAGTCTGTCGCGTCATAGCTCGCCTCATCCATCGTCGTTGCATCAGCACCGCCGAACGGAGTCGATTGCTTCTCTGGCGTCTGCGGCGTCGATTGCCTCGATCAACATTGAGGAGACAAAGACCGATACGGGGGTCACGCTGGATGACATTGCGCAGTATATCCAGGGACCTGACCCTTCGGATGGGAAGTGGGTGTGCTTGTACGAGGAGTGCAACAAGCGGTTCGGGCGGAAGGAGAATATTAAGAGCCATGTCCAGACGCACCTGAACGACCGCCAGTATCAGTGTCCGAGCTGCCACAAGTGCTTTGTGAGGCAGCATGATTTGAAGAGGCATGCCAAGATTCACACGGGGATCAAGCCTTATCCGTGTGAGTGTGGGAATAGCTTTGCGAGGCATGATGCGTTGACGAGGCATCGGCAGAGGGGGATGTGCATTGGGGCTTTTGATGGGAttgtgaggaaggtggtgaagagggggcggccgaggaaggacagaggggaggggggggaaacagagaggagggagaagaaggagagggttaggaaggggaagagggaggatggtgggggggaggagatgagcaGTGCGAGTAGTCAGAGTGGGTATAGTGAGAGTTGCTCGAGTGTTGGGTCGCCGACGGGGTATGAGGAGGACTTTCCGGATATTTTGGATGTGGCGATGACGGGGGGTGGTAATGGGGTGAGTGGGACTGCGACGATGGATCCGGGGAGTTTGAGTTTGGGACCGCcgggcggtgggggtggtggtgggttgagtAATGCGCGGATGCCGCCTGTTCATCCGATGTATAAGGGGACGACAACAAGTATGGAGGAACAGGTCAGGAGTCCGAGCGCGATGAGCAATTACAGCCGTGCCTCGTCGAGGCtttctgggaggagggggacggccggggaggagtttgtgCCGCCTCGGCGACATGGGTCTCCGGCGAAGAGCACGGCGAGTTATCATACTCCGCCGGAGCTGTCGAGTAGctcttcgccgccgccgacggGGACAAGTGGGAGAttttttgaggatggggacagtcaacagcagccgGTTTCGACGGGGGTGTGTATGCCCGGCTTTGTGAGCTTGGATAATGACATGTTgattgggtttgggggggagggtggtcaTCCGCATGGGTTGGTCGTGCCGGTGCAGTTGGATCATGGTGGGCATCATGGTGTGCCGGGTTCGATGGGGATGCAGCATCAGGGGTTAATGTCGACGTTGGGAGGCAAGTTTGATCCTGAAGGGGAGTATGAGCAGATGGGGATGTTTGGGGGAATgaatgggatgggggtgccGGGCGGGGATGTGTTCTTTTCGGGGAACTGAGAACTCGATGGGGGCTCGGGCCAAGTTACTACTGAGCAAtacctttttcctttttcttgccATTGCTTTCTATGTGGTATATCTGCCTTTTCTTGTatctctttttgttttctcttgtATTGTGTGTGGGCTGGGCCGGGCTGGTTTGGTTATAGAACTGGCAAGGCtggtggtttggtggggtCGTGAGGCAGGCTGACTGGGCATTTGGATTATCATTTGGgatttttgtttgtttgtgtcttgcactgttgctgcttttcttttgtcaaTCTCTTCTCTCTGGCCCCAAGGGGTAATGTGCAAAGGCTGGAAACAAGGGGTTTTTGCTCTCGGGCGTGGGCGTCCGTTTTGCTATCTTATATCATCGTTGGAAGCTTGTTCCTACTAAGAAGCGTATAATTCTTGTTTCTTGAGATTTATTGCCTTGCCTATTTTGCTCGCTTCTGCTGCTTATGAAGGCATTTATAACGTGTACTTTAATGTCGCTTCATGGTGGCTAGTGTAAAATAGGGGTGAGGGCTTGGAGATTacgggatgggggtgggcgatggggttggatgattGGTCTCGGttgcgggagggggtgggtgattCTGATTTGCTGCTGTGTctgttatttttttttcatgttGACTTGtcgggtggttgttgtgctgaTAGGCGCGGTTTGGATAGTTGAGGTGGATAGATACTCTACCTAGTCTGCCCGTGTTGGTAGCAACAATAAAGAGAAGAATTGAGCTTGTTATTCCGTCTTGCAATACGTACTCTGTCTCATGTGTCTACCTAACATGCATGTGTACTTCGAAATTTCGGAACCATTATGAGTCTGCGTAGGTGGGTAGGTGATGGTAGGAACACTTTACAAGAGCTTTGAGCtttggtgaaggtgaagggaAAACTTAGGTATTTCAGTTGTCCTTATTCCAGTATGTTTAACACCGCGGTAGCACACTTCAAACCAAGAAGGTCACATAGGCACCGTCCACCTTCTTGCACAGGGGCTGTGATCGTAAAGTACGCAAGACATATATGTCATGACAAAAGGTAAATTCAACAAGGTCTATAAAATTCtcagcatcttcttccaAACCCCAAAGACCTGGCCCCAACCATCACAGATACCCTACTGCCTATGCCAACAAGAAAACTAattcaccctctcctctctgatttgtttgatgatggaacCAGGCTGAAGTGGGCTTTTAGAGTTGGCTGGCGGCCGCCTCGCACCACGAAAGGGAAACACTGGAACAGCTCAAGAATTAAAAGTGCTCAAAACCTGATAAAGCACGAGACAGGCGCCCTTAGGCTTAACTTACCCGCTCTGTCACTGAACACCGGAACGTGGTTTCTCAAATGTCATGGTTGCTCAAGAGCACAGTGCGCGCGCACAGTTTTGCGATTGGCTTTGCCCCACCATTGGAGATTTCTGAGCTCACATCTGCGCTGTCAGCGACAACATCATGAGCGGACACAGCAAACACCGCGACATGCTCTATCCTTCTCGTTAATCCTCGAAATATCTGCTCCCTTCCCCTGCCGGAATTGCAAGAGAATACAGCATCAGAATTGCGAGACAAGA
The sequence above is a segment of the Podospora pseudoanserina strain CBS 124.78 chromosome 5, whole genome shotgun sequence genome. Coding sequences within it:
- the ARP2_2 gene encoding Actin-related protein 2 (EggNog:ENOG503NTZD; COG:Q) → MSWARGRMHLITYSTVLSLITATTMVLAVPTASLEGKVALVTGAGRGIGRGVALELGKRGASVVVNYVSSAGPASEVVKEIESYKNGAKAIAIQADVSKVSEINRLFSEAKKHFGKIDIVMSNSGTESWDKTEEVTEEKYDHVFNLNARAQFFVGQAAYKHLERNGRLILMTSIAAGLLGVKDHALYNASKMAVIGMVKSFATDFGVKGITVNGVAPGGIKSDMFTENAWHYIPGGSPDWGKEKIEGLMAAHCPLGRCAVPEDVARVVAFLSSEDGGWVNGQILTISGGSSQ
- a CDS encoding hypothetical protein (COG:T; EggNog:ENOG503P85U), with product MANQKTEDIKDLNAFRYMQRQRQDYFDQFRRGLNYGHPGNEALMRLQVPKPGKWKGYRNKHARHFVYKIQEVWDEAGPGQTRQAALEANDRLAATMAVADFRLVKILGWGGLGVASMYDAVGKDNKMLQVVCKIDIFPHYTCIPREVKAHLMTAGAKHVMQQVILQAEGGISDAAINRLGNIARQTAAGVDMTVPTSIDSRGRKCKRDPKDGDGDDDFEVIEAVPIGEFEELDLNEIKHDMKVDARKELDANQRFMNRGRLDDHICRAAMTRRPFPTLVLWQVFDCLFRGVIGMAYPEAFMPWDVDPSKVQVPEVSETARGLRPLEPYDNRDTMVHYDIDPLNILFDEFDANQHNLAPLTKIADLGLIHIYNGNTSAWDYWNSRGRGKQSVYTSEQFSEEWDYINGNPRTIKSETAGNFNWWTNLYQIALVIWQMVSLCHAELPPSPEKITIKMLDGTETTAYGFGGYILNDKKFKHIDRDLRELINQCMLHVPVKRPTMEQLENLLRSKTNIQGVDPQNQEQAEAQRYCEWLFRGTPAPKPAQPVDHKLPAGLRGWTVKNVVEEQKIWLETTEKAARRKALNKAAQTRHMNPGRVLANRFGIVREVRNLWGDYFKRK
- a CDS encoding hypothetical protein (EggNog:ENOG503P5PW; COG:Q) is translated as MRGCRSTCNISFPIFSPQQLENQHVYRTVLVIGANGGIGFQLATRFLKEGYKVFGTYRPQTKDDVSVAEVRWGRPQATALLFLILKLRQLDGTGVQSIELDYANEESITAAAKGFAGEKLDILINCGAIYNT
- the ACE2 gene encoding Metallothionein expression activator (EggNog:ENOG503NY85; COG:S) → MLSNPPQSGGGMHPRQRQHRRQISTPTAFEAVKIAPLPNFSQQQQQQRQPIAHRRGLSLDTRRQQQFVPTTPTSSSARQEYLAARHEYSNQMAAMPPVSSSSPAVPTTPQQILRENQQRQSLSRPGTSGTDHSDTSSNHSFQSFHDSSDAFLVSPNVTPNNQRFVDALASPAPMVEMSPLPYEAYMNSMGMMKNQAAFGSNSGIDVGGGSFDFYAQGDSALSTPTFLTFPDSSPASTGQGGWISEGETGSAQSRRNSRRISNGISDKVAKFENMMNNGGDLQHRPVTPSNHHQFVAGGEINQWAAGVDNESFPPTPTEMPAEQEQQQQIPSRFRDDYDESMEETLKPVRGNKHNNRNSGIFQELRQQAEQQAAAAAAAAGGVSQTPPPPRGGVMGGYGGGMQQGLTTPEFMNMRSMNAEFVKIEHNFDGFHFGMAGGGTMAPQMGGLVGTAAAGGMINPGGGGQLDGDGQKATLQHMPLTAASLSRHSSPHPSSLHQHRRTESIASLASAASIASINIEETKTDTGVTLDDIAQYIQGPDPSDGKWVCLYEECNKRFGRKENIKSHVQTHLNDRQYQCPSCHKCFVRQHDLKRHAKIHTGIKPYPCECGNSFARHDALTRHRQRGMCIGAFDGIVRKVVKRGRPRKDRGEGGETERREKKERVRKGKREDGGGEEMSSASSQSGYSESCSSVGSPTGYEEDFPDILDVAMTGGGNGVSGTATMDPGSLSLGPPGGGGGGGLSNARMPPVHPMYKGTTTSMEEQVRSPSAMSNYSRASSRLSGRRGTAGEEFVPPRRHGSPAKSTASYHTPPELSSSSSPPPTGTSGRFFEDGDSQQQPVSTGVCMPGFVSLDNDMLIGFGGEGGHPHGLVVPVQLDHGGHHGVPGSMGMQHQGLMSTLGGKFDPEGEYEQMGMFGGMNGMGVPGGDVFFSGN